A genome region from Thalassotalea euphylliae includes the following:
- the gluQRS gene encoding tRNA glutamyl-Q(34) synthetase GluQRS, with protein MAFSLIQRPSTQYRGRFAPSPSGLLHFGSLLTALASYLDAKANDGLWLVRIEDIDPPREQAGAADEILRTLVDYGLHWDEHVRYQSQQSALYEQVLSELAAHNLTYACACTRAQIKASGGIYSGRCQHLHLPYRAHAVRIRNQFKADNYQDLIQGKVQCDPALASEDFIIKRKDGLYAYQLAVVSDDINQGITHIVRGCDLLEPTARQLTLYQTFGVAAPQYAHVPLITTHDGYKLSKQNKAPAIDRKAPQASIISALEFLGQQPPAQLNDGTPEEILAWAVEHWQLTNVPKQASIALPE; from the coding sequence ATGGCGTTTTCGCTAATACAGCGGCCGAGTACCCAATATCGCGGCCGCTTTGCTCCCTCTCCCTCTGGTTTACTTCATTTTGGTTCTTTATTAACGGCGCTGGCTAGCTATCTAGACGCTAAGGCCAACGACGGCCTGTGGCTAGTACGCATTGAAGATATTGATCCACCGCGTGAACAAGCAGGTGCTGCCGACGAAATACTACGTACCCTTGTAGACTATGGCCTGCATTGGGATGAACACGTACGTTACCAAAGCCAGCAATCCGCCCTTTATGAACAAGTATTGAGTGAACTTGCAGCGCATAACCTAACCTATGCATGTGCCTGTACTCGTGCACAAATAAAGGCTAGCGGCGGTATTTATAGCGGTCGCTGCCAGCACTTACACTTGCCTTATCGTGCACATGCCGTTCGCATTCGCAATCAATTTAAAGCAGACAACTACCAAGATTTAATTCAAGGTAAGGTGCAATGTGACCCAGCACTTGCTAGTGAAGACTTTATTATCAAGCGCAAAGACGGTTTGTACGCCTACCAATTGGCAGTGGTCAGTGACGACATCAATCAGGGCATCACCCATATTGTGCGCGGCTGTGACTTACTTGAGCCAACCGCACGACAGCTTACGCTTTATCAAACCTTTGGTGTCGCTGCGCCGCAATATGCGCATGTGCCGCTGATCACTACACATGATGGCTATAAGCTAAGTAAGCAAAATAAGGCACCAGCAATTGATCGCAAAGCGCCACAAGCCAGTATCATTAGTGCGTTAGAGTTTTTAGGCCAGCAGCCCCCAGCGCAGCTAAACGATGGTACACCTGAAGAAATACTCGCGTGGGCAGTCGAACACTGGCAACTAACGAATGTGCCTAAACAAGCGAGCATCGCATTGCCTGAATAG
- the dksA gene encoding RNA polymerase-binding protein DksA, with protein MPDKQKALGILALAGVAPYQEKAGEEYMNADQLEHFKKILEAWRNQLREEVDRTVTHMQDEAANFPDPVDRAAQEEEFSLELRTRDRERKLIKKIEKTLQLIEEDDFGFCNSCGIEIGIRRLEARPTADLCIECKTLAEIKERQMAG; from the coding sequence ATGCCAGACAAACAAAAAGCATTAGGCATTCTCGCGTTAGCTGGCGTAGCGCCATACCAGGAAAAAGCTGGTGAAGAGTACATGAACGCTGACCAGCTAGAGCATTTTAAAAAGATTTTAGAAGCTTGGCGTAACCAATTGCGTGAAGAAGTTGACCGCACAGTAACTCACATGCAAGACGAAGCAGCGAACTTCCCTGATCCAGTTGACCGTGCAGCGCAAGAAGAAGAGTTCAGCTTAGAATTACGTACCCGTGACCGCGAGCGTAAACTGATCAAGAAAATCGAAAAAACACTACAGCTAATCGAAGAAGACGATTTTGGTTTCTGTAATTCATGCGGCATTGAAATTGGTATTCGCCGCTTAGAAGCGCGCCCTACTGCCGATTTATGCATTGAATGTAAAACGCTAGCAGAAATCAAAGAACGCCAAATGGCGGGTTAA
- the folK gene encoding 2-amino-4-hydroxy-6-hydroxymethyldihydropteridine diphosphokinase yields MATAYIGLGSNLAEPAKQIQQAVDAISTIERSRVAALSSLFFSRPMGPQDQPDYMNAVLALDTELAPIELLDALQAIENQAGRVRKGDRWGPRILDLDIILFDQQIIDNERLIIPHYGMKEREFVLRPLAEIAPQLVLPDGDLVSELSKAIATNGLKIYGKLQLN; encoded by the coding sequence ATGGCAACCGCGTATATTGGTTTAGGTAGTAACCTTGCCGAGCCCGCAAAGCAAATTCAACAAGCGGTTGATGCGATCAGCACAATAGAGCGCTCGCGTGTTGCTGCACTTTCAAGCCTATTTTTTAGTCGTCCTATGGGGCCTCAAGATCAGCCAGATTATATGAACGCTGTGCTGGCACTTGATACAGAGCTGGCGCCAATTGAATTACTGGATGCACTACAGGCGATAGAAAATCAAGCTGGTCGCGTGCGTAAAGGCGATCGCTGGGGTCCGCGTATTCTCGACTTGGATATTATCTTATTCGACCAACAAATTATTGATAATGAGCGCTTAATCATTCCGCATTACGGCATGAAAGAACGCGAATTTGTACTACGCCCTTTGGCAGAAATTGCCCCTCAACTTGTGTTACCTGATGGTGATCTCGTTAGTGAATTAAGTAAAGCGATTGCAACTAACGGGTTAAAAATTTATGGTAAGTTGCAACTTAACTAG
- the panC gene encoding pantoate--beta-alanine ligase: MQVVNDIQSLRTQIKAWQKQGLTIGFVPTMGNLHQGHLALVKAAKQRADKVVASIFVNPMQFGAGEDIDNYPRTMEADQEKLTAEGTDLLFTPTPDIVYPKGLDKQSYVEVLQVSDGYCGESRPGHFRGVATVVCKLFNLVQPDIACFGLKDYQQVQVIQTMVEDLNMPIDIVPVPTKREDSGLAMSSRNGYLTAEEKANAPALYQNMQWLAEQIQNNDDFIGLAKRAEAKINAAGMQVDYLNIVHARTLQPASEDDNELVILAAAYCGKARLIDNLQVTISK, translated from the coding sequence ATGCAAGTTGTTAATGATATTCAGTCGTTACGCACGCAAATAAAAGCGTGGCAAAAACAAGGTTTAACCATTGGTTTTGTGCCGACCATGGGTAATTTACACCAAGGCCACTTAGCCTTAGTTAAAGCGGCCAAGCAACGCGCCGACAAAGTAGTGGCGAGTATTTTTGTCAATCCAATGCAATTTGGTGCGGGGGAAGATATCGATAATTACCCGCGCACAATGGAAGCCGATCAAGAGAAACTAACGGCAGAAGGCACAGATCTACTCTTTACACCAACACCTGATATTGTCTACCCGAAAGGATTAGACAAACAGAGCTATGTTGAAGTATTGCAAGTGTCTGACGGTTACTGCGGCGAAAGTCGCCCTGGCCATTTTCGCGGCGTAGCCACCGTTGTCTGTAAACTCTTTAACTTAGTACAACCTGACATTGCATGCTTTGGCTTAAAAGACTATCAGCAGGTGCAAGTGATTCAGACCATGGTTGAAGACTTGAACATGCCGATTGACATTGTGCCTGTTCCAACCAAACGAGAAGACAGTGGGCTTGCGATGAGCTCTCGCAACGGCTACCTAACGGCAGAAGAAAAAGCTAATGCGCCTGCGCTTTACCAAAACATGCAGTGGCTTGCTGAGCAAATTCAAAATAACGACGACTTTATTGGCCTGGCCAAACGAGCCGAAGCTAAAATCAATGCCGCCGGCATGCAGGTTGATTACCTCAATATTGTTCATGCCCGCACCCTGCAGCCTGCCAGCGAAGATGATAACGAGCTTGTTATTTTAGCCGCCGCCTACTGCGGTAAAGCCAGGTTGATTGATAATTTGCAGGTCACCATTAGCAAGTGA
- the panB gene encoding 3-methyl-2-oxobutanoate hydroxymethyltransferase has protein sequence MAKITTSKLLKMKQNGEKISTITAYDASFAKLFDQAGIHAILIGDSLGMVLQGNDDTLPVTVEDMAYHTRCVKAGVENTLIISDLSFMSYATKEQAFENATKLMQAGASIVKMEGGSWLVDTIKGLVERGIPVCGHLGLTPQSVNVFGGFKVQGREQAQAQAMIEEAKALEAAGIQLLVLECIPESLGKAISEAVSIPTIGIGAGRHTDGQILVMHDALGISCSYMPKFSRNFLKDTGDIKQAIELYIDEVANGNFPGEDHIFS, from the coding sequence ATGGCTAAAATTACAACATCTAAGCTATTAAAAATGAAACAAAATGGTGAGAAGATCTCCACCATTACCGCCTACGATGCCAGCTTTGCTAAGCTTTTCGATCAAGCGGGTATTCACGCTATTCTTATTGGTGATTCACTCGGTATGGTGTTGCAAGGTAACGACGACACCTTGCCTGTAACCGTTGAAGATATGGCTTACCACACACGCTGTGTTAAAGCTGGCGTTGAAAACACGCTGATTATTAGCGACTTGTCATTTATGAGCTATGCCACCAAAGAACAAGCTTTTGAAAACGCTACTAAGTTAATGCAAGCGGGCGCTTCAATTGTCAAAATGGAAGGCGGTAGCTGGTTGGTTGATACCATTAAAGGCTTAGTAGAGCGCGGTATTCCAGTATGTGGTCACTTAGGTCTTACACCGCAGTCAGTGAATGTATTTGGTGGCTTCAAAGTGCAAGGGCGTGAACAAGCACAAGCACAAGCGATGATTGAAGAAGCTAAAGCATTGGAAGCCGCAGGCATTCAACTACTCGTACTAGAGTGCATTCCTGAAAGTCTTGGCAAGGCGATTAGTGAAGCGGTTAGTATTCCAACCATAGGCATTGGCGCCGGTCGCCATACTGATGGCCAAATATTAGTAATGCACGACGCATTAGGTATTTCGTGCAGCTACATGCCAAAGTTCTCACGCAACTTCCTCAAAGATACGGGCGATATTAAGCAAGCTATCGAACTTTATATCGATGAAGTAGCAAATGGTAACTTCCCTGGCGAAGACCACATTTTTAGCTAG